The following proteins come from a genomic window of Solidesulfovibrio fructosivorans JJ]:
- a CDS encoding beta-galactosidase, whose translation MRTRSFHFLLAVAALFCLIPAAPGAGFAAESVVRVVSGLPRLVVDGREAPASGFYEVYYYPSKGRPIPNQPDYRDPRWVAAMRRVVDRAVAQGVRVVMASIWWGDVDGAARRPAKPAKTYDFAPFDAFMDYARSRGVEVVVKTSVNHFLPRWWLAEQGFPDNAGYQKHSRCALCETDAYGTAFGNPSMGSLAVRRDYTPFLSALVARYRTHPALIGWAFGLGPTGEDAYGPNYIVVDAPGGGRGLGRKPMMFTDYSPDFTIRFRDWLKRKYGSEAALRRAWNDPGVSLARFRTPPPQEFVRDPAAFSREPFPDPAIDRGIDPATVLTAKGMDFYAFRVQARESDTAYYAGLIKKLDPRHVLLFNARARASARQQPDIDGIFFNPHPLFGRPLFHELNQFYTILHSVESIVRQGKLALVAAENSPLRTPANGRWETPEQINYITALGYSVKSLGGIMGYAVDLLDPGTTDHWLPTWFSNEAKAAERAIAAYKPVPGAGPCGPIRELRRQNRCDVGQAPPEGCGLIDLAYFNYCHTGGECDANHDGTVSPEELAACRGRSSPGLPAAPLLPPSGGGAGMSGAPAGKCGDGVCDDFERSKGVCPKDCGSSGQSSGGSAYAPASPMVPSGSGTGVSGAPSGKCGDGVCDDFERSKGVCPKDCGGSGQSSGGSAYAPRAPMTSSGGGAGMSGKCGDGVCDDFERSKGVCPKDCGSSGQSSGGSAYAPASPMVPSGSGTGVSGAPAGKCGDGVCDDFERSKGVCPKDCGSNATGTAAP comes from the coding sequence ATGCGCACGAGATCTTTTCATTTCCTTTTGGCCGTGGCGGCGTTGTTCTGCCTGATTCCGGCCGCGCCCGGCGCGGGTTTCGCGGCGGAGAGCGTCGTGCGTGTCGTAAGCGGCCTGCCCCGGCTTGTCGTGGACGGCCGGGAGGCTCCCGCGTCCGGTTTCTACGAGGTCTACTATTATCCGTCCAAGGGGCGTCCGATACCCAACCAGCCGGATTACCGGGACCCCCGCTGGGTCGCGGCCATGCGGCGCGTGGTCGATAGGGCCGTTGCCCAAGGGGTGCGGGTGGTCATGGCGAGCATCTGGTGGGGCGATGTGGACGGCGCGGCCAGGCGGCCGGCCAAGCCCGCCAAAACCTACGATTTCGCTCCCTTTGACGCGTTCATGGACTATGCCCGCTCGCGCGGTGTCGAGGTGGTGGTCAAGACCTCCGTCAACCACTTCCTGCCCAGGTGGTGGCTGGCCGAACAGGGCTTTCCCGACAACGCGGGCTACCAGAAACATTCCCGTTGCGCCCTGTGCGAGACCGACGCCTATGGCACGGCCTTCGGCAACCCGAGCATGGGCAGCCTGGCCGTGCGCCGAGATTACACCCCGTTTCTCTCGGCCCTGGTCGCGCGCTACAGGACGCATCCGGCCCTCATCGGCTGGGCCTTCGGCCTGGGGCCGACAGGCGAGGACGCCTACGGTCCCAACTACATCGTGGTGGACGCGCCCGGCGGCGGCCGTGGCCTTGGCCGCAAGCCCATGATGTTCACCGATTATTCGCCGGATTTTACCATTCGTTTCCGGGACTGGCTGAAGCGCAAATACGGCTCCGAAGCGGCCCTGCGCCGGGCCTGGAACGATCCCGGCGTGTCCCTGGCCAGGTTCCGCACGCCGCCTCCGCAAGAGTTTGTGCGCGACCCGGCCGCCTTTTCCCGGGAGCCCTTTCCGGACCCGGCCATCGACCGCGGCATCGACCCGGCCACGGTGCTGACGGCCAAGGGCATGGATTTCTACGCCTTCCGCGTCCAGGCGAGGGAATCGGACACGGCCTATTACGCCGGGCTGATTAAAAAGCTCGATCCGCGCCATGTGCTCCTTTTCAATGCCCGGGCCCGGGCCAGCGCCCGGCAACAGCCGGACATCGACGGCATTTTCTTCAACCCGCATCCGCTCTTCGGCCGGCCGCTCTTTCACGAGCTCAACCAGTTCTACACCATCCTCCACTCCGTGGAGAGCATCGTCCGGCAGGGCAAGCTGGCCCTGGTGGCGGCGGAAAACAGTCCCCTGCGCACGCCGGCAAACGGCCGCTGGGAGACCCCGGAGCAGATCAACTACATCACCGCCCTGGGTTATAGTGTCAAAAGCCTGGGCGGCATCATGGGCTACGCCGTGGACCTGCTCGATCCGGGGACGACCGACCACTGGCTGCCCACCTGGTTTTCGAACGAGGCCAAGGCGGCCGAGCGGGCCATCGCGGCCTACAAACCCGTGCCCGGGGCGGGACCTTGCGGCCCGATCCGCGAACTGCGCCGGCAAAACCGCTGCGACGTTGGACAGGCCCCGCCCGAAGGCTGCGGCCTGATCGACCTGGCCTACTTCAATTATTGCCACACCGGCGGCGAATGCGACGCCAACCACGACGGCACGGTGAGCCCCGAGGAGCTGGCCGCCTGCCGGGGACGGTCCTCGCCAGGCCTGCCGGCGGCTCCCTTGCTTCCTCCATCCGGCGGCGGGGCGGGCATGTCCGGCGCTCCGGCCGGCAAGTGCGGCGACGGGGTTTGCGACGACTTCGAACGCTCCAAGGGCGTGTGCCCAAAGGACTGCGGGAGTTCGGGCCAGTCGTCCGGGGGAAGCGCGTATGCGCCGGCGTCTCCCATGGTCCCGTCCGGGAGTGGCACGGGCGTGTCCGGCGCTCCGTCCGGCAAATGCGGCGACGGGGTTTGCGACGACTTCGAACGCTCCAAGGGCGTGTGCCCAAAGGACTGCGGGGGCTCGGGCCAGTCGTCCGGGGGAAGCGCGTATGCGCCGAGGGCTCCTATGACCTCATCCGGCGGCGGGGCGGGCATGTCCGGCAAATGCGGCGACGGGGTTTGCGACGACTTCGAGCGCTCCAAGGGCGTGTGCCCAAAGGACTGCGGGAGTTCGGGCCAGTCGTCCGGGGGAAGCGCGTATGCGCCGGCGTCTCCCATGGTCCCGTCCGGGAGTGGCACGGGCGTGTCCGGCGCTCCGGCCGGCAAATGCGGCGATGGGGTTTGCGACGACTTCGAGCGCTCCAAGGGCGTGTGCCCAAAGGACTGCGGGAGCAACGCGACGGGTACGGCGGCTCCCTAG
- a CDS encoding aryl-sulfate sulfotransferase translates to MPDTIASAKADAQTVGLFTGSVLADAGLTLFATMLGYGTYLIDGDGRVVNSWTSDYASAGPAYLLANGDLLRTGVAYLNQYSVSLHASSGGVIEEYDWEGNLVWSYEYIGDDYSQHHDVCVMPSGNLLIIFWGYKSSAEAMAAGRDPATLSSNGLLVDSIVEIQKTGPTSGVTVWEWHAWDHLIQDVNPGLPNYGVVADHPERIDINYTGTPVKGTGEADPDWTHVNAVDYDARTDQILISVHTLNEVWVIDHSTTTAEAAGHTGGNSGHGGDLLYRFGNPQASDAGDASDQLFHGQHDAQWIAEGLPGAGNTLVFDNGWQSPDGEYSHVFELRLPVDEEGNYLKDADGSFADPELVWTYPQYDAPEFYSAYVSGAQRLPSGNTLITLGASGTFEEVDWGGNVVWKYVNPDTDRGVLGQGQAIPGDEQGSANNVFRAVWYGYDFTGFLGKDLTAGAELVPSGVSATLASSMTSLLGQPLAVAVG, encoded by the coding sequence ATGCCTGACACGATAGCCAGCGCCAAAGCGGATGCCCAGACTGTCGGGTTGTTCACGGGCAGCGTCCTCGCCGACGCCGGGCTGACGCTTTTTGCCACCATGCTCGGGTACGGGACGTATCTGATCGACGGGGACGGGCGTGTCGTCAATTCCTGGACCAGCGACTACGCCTCGGCCGGGCCGGCCTATCTTCTGGCCAACGGCGATCTGCTGCGCACCGGTGTGGCCTATCTCAACCAATACAGCGTCTCGCTCCACGCCTCCTCCGGCGGCGTGATCGAAGAGTACGATTGGGAAGGCAATCTCGTCTGGAGCTACGAATACATCGGCGACGACTACAGCCAGCACCACGACGTCTGCGTGATGCCAAGCGGCAACCTCCTCATCATCTTCTGGGGATACAAATCGAGCGCCGAGGCCATGGCCGCCGGCCGCGACCCCGCCACGCTCTCGTCGAACGGGCTGCTCGTCGACAGTATCGTGGAGATTCAAAAAACGGGTCCGACCTCCGGCGTGACGGTGTGGGAATGGCACGCCTGGGACCACCTCATTCAGGACGTCAATCCCGGCCTGCCCAACTACGGCGTGGTCGCGGACCATCCGGAGCGCATCGACATCAATTACACCGGAACGCCGGTCAAGGGCACCGGCGAAGCCGACCCGGACTGGACCCACGTCAACGCCGTGGACTACGATGCGCGAACCGACCAGATACTCATCAGCGTGCACACGTTAAACGAGGTCTGGGTCATCGACCACAGCACCACCACGGCCGAAGCCGCCGGGCATACCGGCGGGAATTCCGGCCACGGCGGCGACCTGCTCTACCGCTTCGGCAATCCCCAGGCCTCGGACGCCGGCGACGCCTCGGACCAGCTTTTTCACGGCCAGCACGACGCCCAATGGATCGCCGAGGGCCTGCCCGGAGCCGGAAACACCCTGGTGTTCGACAACGGCTGGCAAAGCCCTGACGGCGAGTACTCCCACGTGTTCGAACTGCGCCTGCCCGTGGACGAGGAGGGGAATTACCTGAAGGATGCGGACGGCTCCTTTGCCGATCCGGAACTCGTCTGGACCTATCCCCAATACGACGCCCCGGAGTTCTATTCCGCCTACGTTTCCGGGGCCCAGCGCCTGCCGAGCGGCAATACGCTCATCACCCTCGGCGCTTCGGGCACGTTCGAGGAAGTGGATTGGGGCGGCAACGTGGTCTGGAAATACGTCAACCCCGACACCGACAGGGGCGTGCTCGGACAGGGGCAGGCGATCCCCGGCGACGAGCAGGGCAGCGCCAACAACGTGTTTCGGGCCGTGTGGTACGGCTACGATTTTACCGGCTTTCTGGGCAAGGACCTGACAGCGGGAGCGGAACTTGTTCCAAGCGGCGTTTCCGCCACGCTTGCCTCCTCGATGACAAGCCTTCTCGGCCAGCCGCTCGCTGTCGCCGTGGGCTGA
- a CDS encoding N-acyl homoserine lactonase family protein, translated as MSTFVIHPIVLGTKEFDKGMMTYQFDYGQPYTIPIYGWYLEGGDKRILVDTGEMRPVISEHREAAIGGPIRSFADGLARFGLAPSDIDVVVHTHLHNDHCENDGLCENAVFYVHEKELAHAREPHPLDYRYNDEYIEDVLEGGQMLSLSSDTEIVPGLRMVHTPAHTEGGMSVFVDTPAGSAVITGFCVIRENLFPPKSVTAREMTVIPPGTCVNTYAAYDILRRIRDAADIVIPLHEPSFASGEPIGVA; from the coding sequence ATGAGTACGTTTGTAATCCATCCCATCGTGTTGGGCACCAAGGAATTCGACAAGGGCATGATGACCTACCAGTTCGACTATGGGCAGCCCTATACGATTCCCATCTACGGATGGTATCTGGAGGGCGGGGACAAGCGCATTCTGGTGGACACCGGGGAAATGCGCCCCGTCATTTCCGAGCACCGGGAAGCGGCCATCGGCGGCCCCATCCGTTCCTTTGCCGACGGGCTGGCCCGCTTCGGCCTCGCCCCCTCCGACATCGACGTGGTGGTGCATACCCACCTGCACAACGACCACTGCGAAAACGACGGGCTGTGCGAAAACGCGGTGTTTTACGTCCACGAAAAGGAGCTGGCCCACGCCAGGGAGCCGCACCCGCTGGATTACCGCTACAACGACGAATACATCGAGGACGTGCTGGAAGGCGGGCAGATGTTGTCCCTGTCCTCGGACACCGAAATCGTTCCCGGCCTGCGCATGGTCCACACCCCGGCCCATACCGAAGGGGGCATGTCCGTCTTCGTGGATACGCCGGCCGGCTCGGCCGTCATCACGGGCTTTTGCGTCATACGGGAAAACCTCTTCCCGCCCAAATCCGTCACGGCCCGCGAGATGACGGTTATCCCGCCGGGCACCTGCGTCAATACCTACGCCGCCTATGACATCCTGCGAAGGATCCGCGACGCGGCGGACATCGTGATTCCCCTGCACGAACCGTCCTTCGCTTCGGGCGAACCCATCGGCGTCGCATGA
- a CDS encoding PAS domain S-box protein → MVQPPSSSPWIAAAHHLRDRTTDRLGPVINGSIRRLLVLLVLIAVLPALGIILMTGFEARNHALIDAEHNAQILAQGIGEIQERTTHGLRQLLEKLAEEPRIKAGDAGAVAEGFKIVAAAFPMVANITLAGPDGSILSTAAPTQRTSLADLPAFERAMSRGAFTAGAFQRAAPDAPPTFPFVQPLRDAKGALLGQLVLTIRLDTYGNIFKHADLPLDSVLSIVDRAGRRIYRMPSDPLSGIGSPLPTPLRAAVARKHIPQGAVDRIGADGVDRIYAYSQLRLGPGEDPYLTIVVGIPRQQSLDRANALLRRNLYLLALALGLSLCLAWLVGSGLLGRRLDTIVAVTGTLGSGDLTARIPRPLGTGALGRLERSVNAMAEALARGSEAARRSAANLRQSEATLRTVADFTYDWEYWKGPDGRFLWIAPACQRISGHSVEEYMADAHLMFDALVHPDDAAAWREHAGAELSPDRSQRTLQLRIIRPDGRTIWIHHHCRPIFSHSGEYLGIRGCNRDISARKEVEAALRRSHEELERRVRERTRELTYANDKLRKSEERYRVLYEQSAVGILLMNREGRIEDANPAACQILAHSLEELRGRNYLALIEPNNLGDNPFDMTRAMAGEVSRIDRVFLTEEGRRVHASVSGRRINEDVYQAVFRDISERKKLEALREDVERITRHDLKAPLMGVIHMPRLILKNKNLPARDIELLHLLQESGYRMLHMINMSLALYQMETGTYACKREPFDILRTASRSLHETRLAAEAKNIRMAVRLDGVPVTKGDAFPVVGEEMLCLTMLENLIKNAIEAAPAGGECRIEGDTRLRTLRVANSGEVPEGIRERFFEKYVTSGKRWGTGLGTYSARLIARTNGWDIALSCEIPGETSVILSFGRDEDGRTAA, encoded by the coding sequence ATGGTCCAACCTCCGTCATCCAGTCCCTGGATCGCCGCCGCCCACCATCTGCGCGACCGGACAACGGACCGGCTTGGTCCCGTCATCAACGGCTCCATCCGCCGCCTGCTCGTCCTCCTTGTGCTCATCGCCGTGCTGCCGGCCCTGGGCATCATCTTGATGACCGGCTTCGAGGCCCGCAACCACGCCCTGATCGATGCCGAACACAATGCCCAGATCCTGGCCCAGGGCATCGGCGAGATCCAGGAACGCACGACCCATGGCCTGCGCCAGCTGTTGGAAAAGCTGGCCGAGGAGCCCCGGATCAAGGCCGGCGACGCCGGGGCCGTGGCCGAAGGCTTCAAGATCGTCGCCGCCGCCTTTCCCATGGTGGCCAATATCACCCTGGCCGGGCCGGACGGGAGCATCCTGTCCACGGCCGCCCCGACGCAACGGACCAGTCTGGCCGATCTTCCCGCCTTTGAGCGGGCCATGAGCCGGGGCGCGTTCACGGCGGGCGCGTTCCAGCGCGCGGCTCCCGACGCCCCGCCGACCTTTCCCTTCGTCCAGCCCTTGCGCGACGCCAAGGGAGCTCTCCTCGGCCAGCTCGTCCTTACCATCCGGCTGGACACCTACGGCAACATCTTCAAGCACGCCGATCTGCCCCTGGATTCGGTGCTGTCCATTGTGGACCGGGCCGGGCGGCGCATTTACCGGATGCCGTCCGATCCGTTAAGCGGCATCGGCAGTCCGCTCCCCACCCCGCTGCGCGCGGCCGTGGCCCGCAAGCACATCCCCCAAGGCGCGGTCGACCGCATCGGCGCGGACGGGGTGGACCGCATCTACGCCTATTCCCAACTGCGCCTGGGTCCGGGGGAGGACCCGTATCTGACCATCGTGGTGGGCATTCCCCGCCAACAAAGCCTGGATCGGGCCAATGCCCTGCTGCGGCGCAATCTCTACCTGCTCGCCCTGGCCCTCGGCTTGTCCCTGTGCCTGGCCTGGCTGGTCGGCTCAGGCCTGCTCGGCCGGCGGCTGGACACCATCGTGGCGGTCACCGGCACCCTCGGGTCCGGGGACCTGACCGCCCGCATTCCCCGGCCTCTGGGCACGGGGGCGCTGGGGCGCCTCGAACGCTCGGTCAACGCCATGGCAGAGGCCCTGGCACGCGGCTCCGAAGCGGCCAGGCGTTCAGCGGCCAATTTGCGCCAAAGCGAAGCAACGCTGCGCACCGTGGCCGATTTCACCTACGACTGGGAGTACTGGAAGGGTCCCGACGGCCGGTTTCTCTGGATCGCCCCGGCTTGCCAGCGCATCAGCGGCCATAGCGTTGAGGAGTACATGGCCGATGCGCACCTCATGTTCGACGCCCTCGTCCATCCCGACGACGCCGCCGCCTGGCGCGAACACGCCGGCGCCGAACTGAGTCCCGACCGCAGCCAGCGCACCCTGCAACTGCGCATCATCCGGCCCGACGGCCGGACCATCTGGATACACCACCACTGCCGGCCCATTTTCAGCCATTCCGGCGAGTATCTGGGCATCCGCGGCTGCAACCGGGACATCAGCGCCCGCAAGGAAGTCGAGGCCGCCCTGCGCCGCTCCCACGAGGAACTGGAGCGGCGCGTCCGGGAGCGCACCCGGGAACTCACCTACGCCAACGACAAGCTGCGCAAAAGCGAGGAGCGCTACCGCGTCCTCTATGAACAATCCGCGGTGGGCATCCTCCTTATGAACCGGGAAGGGCGCATCGAGGACGCCAACCCGGCCGCCTGTCAGATTCTCGCCCACTCTTTGGAGGAATTGCGCGGCAGAAACTACCTGGCGCTCATAGAACCGAACAATCTCGGCGACAATCCTTTCGACATGACGCGGGCCATGGCTGGGGAAGTCAGCCGGATCGACAGGGTGTTTTTGACCGAGGAAGGACGGCGGGTCCATGCCAGCGTCAGCGGCCGGCGCATCAACGAGGACGTCTACCAGGCGGTCTTCCGGGACATCTCCGAGCGCAAAAAGCTCGAGGCCCTGCGCGAGGACGTGGAACGCATCACCCGCCACGACCTCAAGGCGCCGCTGATGGGCGTCATCCACATGCCGCGTCTGATCCTCAAGAACAAGAACCTGCCGGCCAGGGATATCGAACTGTTGCACCTGCTCCAGGAATCGGGCTACCGCATGCTGCACATGATCAACATGTCCCTGGCCCTGTACCAGATGGAGACCGGGACCTACGCCTGCAAGCGCGAGCCCTTCGACATCCTGCGCACGGCATCCCGGAGCCTCCATGAGACGCGTCTGGCCGCCGAGGCCAAAAACATCCGCATGGCCGTGCGCCTCGACGGGGTTCCGGTCACGAAGGGAGACGCCTTTCCCGTGGTCGGCGAGGAAATGCTCTGTCTGACCATGCTGGAAAACCTCATCAAGAACGCCATCGAGGCCGCGCCGGCCGGCGGCGAATGCCGCATCGAGGGCGACACCCGCCTGCGGACCCTGCGCGTCGCCAACTCCGGCGAGGTGCCGGAGGGCATCCGGGAGCGCTTTTTCGAAAAGTACGTCACCTCGGGCAAGCGCTGGGGCACGGGGCTCGGCACCTACTCGGCCCGGCTCATCGCCCGCACCAACGGCTGGGACATCGCCCTTTCCTGCGAGATCCCCGGCGAAACCTCCGTGATCCTGTCCTTCGGACGAGACGAGGACGGCCGGACGGCGGCCTGA
- a CDS encoding spermidine synthase has translation MACLRLYQFPREVPRSAWPFPWLGRRIDAVDIEPNVFDSSRFFHEDARAVVSNPAVHLHAADGRNFLLMTDNVYDVITIDPAPPLWSAGTVNLYTKEFLTLCKEHISEGGVVSLWLPPAPVTDLAMIMKTFTEVFPDATLWRGPNFPGFYCIGGKKSFDQSRESLERVVASLLKAPDLGEWFPRLRDPSVLRRMYVFDSRRFAQLVKPFPDVTDDRPYTEFPLWRGVLADRVPILSAENLARMVGQPEAPSAKP, from the coding sequence GTGGCCTGCTTGAGGTTGTATCAATTCCCGAGGGAGGTACCACGATCAGCGTGGCCTTTCCCTTGGCTGGGCAGACGGATTGACGCCGTTGATATAGAGCCCAACGTCTTCGACTCCTCCCGGTTCTTTCACGAGGATGCCCGGGCCGTCGTTTCCAATCCCGCTGTCCATCTGCACGCCGCTGACGGCCGCAATTTCCTTCTCATGACGGATAACGTCTACGACGTGATAACCATCGACCCCGCTCCGCCCCTGTGGAGCGCAGGCACGGTCAATCTCTATACCAAGGAATTCCTGACGCTCTGTAAGGAACACATCAGCGAAGGGGGCGTGGTCAGCCTCTGGTTGCCGCCCGCTCCGGTGACGGATCTGGCCATGATCATGAAAACGTTCACGGAAGTCTTTCCGGACGCCACGCTGTGGCGGGGGCCGAATTTCCCGGGATTCTACTGTATCGGCGGCAAGAAATCTTTTGACCAGAGCCGGGAAAGTTTGGAACGCGTCGTCGCGAGTCTCCTCAAAGCGCCCGACCTCGGCGAGTGGTTTCCCAGGCTGCGCGATCCATCCGTGTTGCGTCGCATGTATGTCTTCGATTCCAGGCGGTTCGCGCAACTCGTGAAACCGTTTCCGGACGTGACGGACGATCGCCCGTACACGGAATTTCCGCTCTGGCGGGGCGTTCTCGCGGACAGGGTGCCGATACTCAGTGCCGAAAACCTCGCGAGAATGGTCGGACAACCGGAAGCGCCATCGGCCAAGCCCTAG
- a CDS encoding sensor histidine kinase, whose translation MTPRLSELPIFLVDLFGSAMMIVLSILALRYAYRLMRREPRELLLSYLYMFTLALMAFSVGRGVGHIVRGILVNIGYKDVWESVGPVSGAINTISFIYIAAITCYYYFVEKAFLLLKQAHEKLGVAFDEIRRSRDQAILLERCAISDRMSATLAHETRNPIFVIANFAKSLLRKSDMNDQANSKLRIIVEESHKLERLIDGILKAKHDLPYLMSQVSVGELLAGLQKIGEDKAEAAKIGIHLSPSPEELWLHVDRESVLVGLTEIVQNAIEASPKGGTVDIATVRVGEKVIFRISDSGKGIPSALLPKIFEPCFSTKEFSAGLGLAFAREILKRNRGLLEVVSIPEGGTTISVAFPLAGQTD comes from the coding sequence ATGACTCCTCGCCTTTCGGAATTGCCGATTTTTCTTGTCGACTTATTCGGGTCGGCCATGATGATTGTGCTCTCGATACTGGCCCTCCGCTATGCGTATAGGCTCATGCGCCGGGAGCCAAGGGAGCTGTTGCTGTCATATCTTTATATGTTCACGTTGGCTTTGATGGCTTTTTCAGTCGGACGCGGCGTCGGGCACATTGTGCGAGGCATTTTGGTCAATATCGGATATAAAGATGTCTGGGAATCAGTAGGTCCGGTAAGTGGTGCAATTAATACGATATCATTTATATACATTGCTGCGATCACTTGTTATTATTATTTTGTGGAAAAAGCATTTTTATTACTGAAGCAGGCGCACGAGAAACTTGGAGTAGCATTTGACGAGATACGTAGAAGCCGAGATCAGGCAATATTGTTGGAGCGTTGCGCAATATCGGATAGGATGTCCGCAACATTGGCTCACGAAACAAGGAATCCAATCTTTGTTATTGCAAATTTTGCAAAGTCGTTGCTTCGTAAGAGCGATATGAATGATCAAGCCAACTCAAAATTACGCATCATCGTCGAGGAGTCGCACAAGCTTGAACGTCTGATCGACGGTATCTTGAAAGCTAAGCACGATTTGCCATATCTCATGAGTCAGGTTTCTGTCGGAGAATTGCTTGCCGGGTTGCAAAAAATCGGCGAGGACAAAGCCGAAGCGGCGAAAATAGGCATACACCTTTCCCCGAGTCCAGAAGAACTCTGGCTCCATGTCGACAGGGAAAGCGTGTTGGTCGGCCTGACCGAAATCGTGCAAAATGCGATTGAGGCCTCCCCAAAAGGAGGGACGGTGGATATCGCCACGGTTCGCGTGGGCGAGAAAGTAATTTTTCGCATTTCGGATTCTGGAAAAGGCATCCCCTCGGCGTTGTTGCCAAAGATTTTCGAACCTTGCTTTAGTACCAAGGAGTTTTCCGCCGGATTGGGGTTGGCCTTCGCCAGGGAAATCCTGAAGAGGAACCGTGGCCTGCTTGAGGTTGTATCAATTCCCGAGGGAGGTACCACGATCAGCGTGGCCTTTCCCTTGGCTGGGCAGACGGATTGA
- a CDS encoding DsbA family protein encodes MKSNVLFALVVCLVLVAAIAPLRRAVATEQPVAVDSAAVFNDPAAPVTGNPKGDVTIVEFSDYNCPFCKQAAAALDKLVKSDGKIRVVHKDWPVLTDASAYGARLALAAGYQGKYAAVHAALMQIPGMRISKDRMLEAVKASGVDMDRLESDLKVHAKEIAALLERNSEQAETLGLQGTPAFLVGPYIVPSALGYDDFKQVVADARTKMKGDK; translated from the coding sequence ATGAAATCGAACGTGTTGTTTGCGCTTGTCGTCTGTCTGGTCCTGGTCGCCGCCATCGCGCCGTTGCGGCGCGCCGTCGCGACCGAGCAACCCGTGGCCGTGGATTCCGCCGCGGTATTCAACGATCCCGCCGCCCCGGTCACCGGCAATCCGAAAGGGGATGTCACCATCGTCGAGTTTTCCGATTACAATTGCCCCTTTTGCAAGCAAGCCGCCGCGGCCCTCGACAAGTTGGTCAAGTCGGATGGCAAAATCCGTGTGGTTCACAAGGATTGGCCCGTGCTGACCGATGCTTCGGCCTATGGGGCGCGCCTCGCCCTGGCCGCCGGCTATCAGGGAAAATACGCCGCCGTCCATGCGGCCTTGATGCAAATCCCGGGCATGCGGATTTCAAAGGACCGGATGCTCGAAGCCGTCAAGGCCTCGGGCGTGGATATGGACCGTCTGGAAAGCGATCTGAAAGTCCATGCCAAGGAGATCGCCGCCTTGCTGGAACGCAATTCCGAACAGGCCGAAACCCTGGGGCTGCAAGGGACGCCGGCATTTCTCGTCGGGCCCTACATTGTCCCTTCCGCGCTTGGCTATGACGATTTCAAGCAGGTCGTCGCCGATGCGCGGACGAAAATGAAAGGCGACAAGTAG